One genomic region from Camelus dromedarius isolate mCamDro1 chromosome 17, mCamDro1.pat, whole genome shotgun sequence encodes:
- the MAPKAPK3 gene encoding MAP kinase-activated protein kinase 3, whose amino-acid sequence MDVETTEEQGGPVPAPAAPSGPCPAGAPALGGRREPKKYAVTDDYQLSKQVLGLGVNGKVLECFHRRTGQKCALKLLYDSPKARQEVEHHWQASGGPHIVRILDVYENMHHNKRCLLIVMECMEGGELFSRIQERGDQAFTEREAAEIMRDIGTAIQFLHSQNIAHRDVKPENLLYTSKEKDAVLKLTDFGFAKETTQNALQTPCYTPYYVAPEVLGPEKYDKSCDMWSLGVIMYILLCGFPPFYSNTGQAISPGMKRRIRLGQYGFPNPEWSEVSEDAKQLIRLLLKTDPTERLTITQFMNHPWINQSMVVPQTPLHTARVLQEDRDHWDEVKEEMTSALATMRVDYDQVKIKDLKTSNNRLLNKRRKKQAGGSSASQGCSNQ is encoded by the exons ATGGATGTCGAGACAACAGAGGAACAGGGGGGTCCTGTACCCGCGCCAGCCGCACCCAGCGGACCTTGCCCAGCCGGCGCTCCGGCCCTCGGGGGGCGGCGCGAGCCCAAGAAGTACGCAGTAACAGATGACTACCAGTTGTCCAAGCAGGTGCTGGGCTTGGGTGTGAACGGCAAGGTGCTGGAGTGCTTCCACAGGCGCACTGGGCAGAAGTGTGCCCTGAAG CTCCTGTACGACAGCCCCAAGGCCCGGCAGGAGGTGGAGCACCACTGGCAGGCCTCGGGCGGCCCCCACATCGTGCGCATCCTGGACGTGTATGAGAACATGCATCACAACAAGCGCTGTCTCCTCATTGTCATGGAATG CATGGAAGGTGGTGAGTTGTTCAGCAGGATTCAGGAGCGTGGTGACCAGGCTTTCACTGAGAGAG AAGCCGCAGAGATCATGCGGGATATTGGCACCGCCATCCAGTTCCTGCACAGCCAGAACATCGCCCACCGAGATGTCAAG CCTGAAAACCTGCTCTACACGTCCAAGGAGAAAGATGCGGTACTCAAGCTCACTGACTTTGGCTTTGCCAAGGAGACCACCCAAAATGCCCTGCAGACTCCCTGCTACACTCCCTATTATGTGG ctcctgaggtcctgggtccagaAAAGTATGACAAGTCATGTGACATGTGGTCCCTGGGTGTCATCATGTACATCCT cctgtgCGGCTTCCCGCCCTTCTACTCCAATACCGGCCAGGCCATCTCCCCAGGGATGAAGAGAAGGATCCGCCTCGGCCAGTATGGCTTCCCCAATCCTGAGTGGTCAGAAGTCTCTGAAGATG CCAAGCAACTGATCCGCCTCCTGTTGAAGACAGACCCCACAGAGAGGCTGACCATCACACAGTTCATGAACCATCCATGGATCAAC CAATCAATGGTGGTGccgcagactccactccatacggcCCGGGTGCTGCAGGAGGACAGAGACCACTGGGATGAAGTCAAG GAGGAAATGACCAGCGCCCTGGCGACCATGCGTGTGGACTACGACCAGGTGAAGATCAAGGACCTGAAGACCTCTAACAACCGGCTCCTCAAcaagaggaggaagaagcaggCAGGCGGCTCCTCGGCCTCGCAGGGCTGCAGTAATCAGTAG